The DNA region aaacaaaataacacaactgTAGAAAACATCTGCAGGATAGTCGAACACAAACGATCTCTAAGTCCAACACAGTGGCTGTTTTTCAATTTGACCACCAATCCCTTCTTCTTCACTCTGACTTCTTCTCCTTGACGTCGGGTCCACGCAGAGCCGCCCGCACGCTGCTCCACACCTCCGTGTACAGCAGAGTGCCCAGGAAGACCACGCCCGTGCCCACCCAGTGCCACGTGGTGAAGGGGTTTTGGAAGTAAATGATGGAGATGATGAGGCTGAGAAACTTTCTCAGCGTCACCACCAGAGTGACGGTCAGCGAGGCGCACTCTGTGGTCAGAATGAACACACCACGGATGCACACatacctggaaaaaaaactggtTAAAGTCTGTAACaagagaaaatggaaacaaaacccTGCAATTTAAACTAAACTTAACTTACAGTCTGTGCTTTAACTTGTCAAATATAAACCCTGCACGCTGTCTATACTGTATTAtagacatgtatacatgcatatactatacttcatgtatataaagtattaatCACTCAATATTTATTCCTTTGCACGATTTCTTTTTGATTACAATCTACAGAACACAcgcttggccaataaagctggTTCAGAGGTTAGTGGCATGTTTGCAGGTATGTTGATTTCTTCACATGTTGTTATGGTGATTTGTATGCGTCTTTGTAGCAATGATACACACCATACACAAATGAgcaatttgtgattttatatataataaaaagctgtggtttccaacctttttggcttgttgTGACTAGAACTAACTGTCATATGATACCGGTGTCAATGTGATACCTGAGTTTCAGTGATATCAAAGCAGCACGTTTTCAGTACCTTATTGTGGAATATTAGTATGTTCCTTGGTCTGCATGCTATGTTTAATTTTAACTGCCGTATTTAACGCTATATAACTATTCAATGTATTAGAGTTCAGTGTTGTTCAAACACACGCAGCAGTGCAAGAACTTTGcccaaataaaacactgaacagtCTGAAAACCTAAAAACCTGATCTGAAGAATCGACCCTTCAGATAAACTTGACAAAAACGAAATAAAGGTATTGGTGTTGCTAACTGGATATGTCTACTGTGCGAGTTGAGAGCAGTTCAACCAAAATGGGATCATTTTAGATGCCCAAAGAAGCAGAACTGCACTGTATTTCATAAGAAGAAAAAGCCCAGATTAGAggaatgtgacaaaaacaataaattttTGTAGCAGAcatttgtttcttcttcctgttttcttaATCATCTTTTGACCCCTTCTGAAGTTTCGGCACCATTGTAATAAAGGTAACAACTATTAcaagagataaataaatacaagccAGTGAGTTGAACTTGTTTTGGCAGGATACTGTGTGACAACGTTGACCAGCAGGTAGATCCACATGATCGGCACAGACAGTCCAACCCCAGGAACAGCCACAGGAGCTGAGAAACAGAAGATATTTATGAGTCAAGACACAAAACTTAAACTTTGCATCTACAACGTTTTCCTTGAATGAGTCGACAGGACTCACTGCTCTGACTGAAATAGACACAGTGGTTGTAGATGTTTgtggagagcagcaggaagccCGGCAGAGGCAGGCAGTGctgcaaagagacacaacagAGTGTAAGTTACTCAACTCAAATGAAGCTTGAATCTCCCTGAAGCTATTTGAATCTTTTGGGAGTGTCCTGCGTGTcggagcagagagaaaactcaCATTATAGAAGAGGGCCTCCTTGGAGTGTTTGCCATACTGCTTGTAGAGCGTCTCCTGGAAGATGCCCATCCTCGCAGACATCAGCAGAGCAAAGGTCAACATGGCAATACCTGAAAGGACagaaatcaacaacaaaatcagTTTTACGACATCATGTTAATGTTGCTGGTTGTTAGTGTTGAATCTCTCTAAAGTTTTCTTTCTGCTACTGACAGAGGTGCTTCCAAATGAGAGATCTAAGTtcattgttttttgtcatttatcaagcaaaaattattattattatgtgactgtaaattgaatgtctttgggttaAGCAGTTTGTAGATGTCACCTGGGAGAGTGGAAAGTGATGATagacattttcacaattttctgacattttaatgatgaaataattaacagattaatcaaaaaaGATCGTTACTCGCAGCCCTGcagcaaataaaatgtcaatttaAAAGGCAAGCTCACCTATAAGCCAGTGCATGAAGGCATGAAAGCCTTGCTCTTCTGATCCTTCATTGGCCAcattctgcagaaacaaaacaacatgtgtgcacaaaaaaacactaGTCGAGGTCAAGACTGCGTATTtcaagagtgtgtgttgtcttgGATGGAAGGAATTGCTGCAACAGACATGTCACAAAAGACACTTagtaaggaaataaaaacaagcgTACTAATACTGCACTATAATACAACGTGTTCTGGAGAGGACTCACCACTTGTTTGGCGGACATGATGGTGCAGATGAAGATACCAGCTGAAACTAAAGCTATAGACAGATATTTACTGGCTGAATACCTGCAGGGTGAGAGGGTGAGACACTGCAATCAAACTGCATATTGATGACTTCTGTTTGCTTTTAACCTGCAGACATGACTTCATCTAGACAAGGTTTGAAGTATCAGAGCAAGCAGGTGTACCTTTTCTTCAGGATGATTATTCCCAGAATCATGTTAGCGATTAGCGATccctgcaaacaaacaagacacacaggTCAAACACAGAGATCAGACCGAGGTGGAGGGGATGGATTGAGATTATGTGTGAAAAGAAGATAAGCAATGATTCTTACTGATCTGAAGATCATGTGTAACGGCATGGCGATGTTGAAGTTGAGAGCGTAGTTGTTGATCACACTGACTGTGAAGAACATGGTCACCATGATCACATAGTTTCTGGGAATAAAAAGGGACACAACAGGTTTGTTTTAACATCCGTTCCTGCAGCAGAAAGTTCAAACTCCATCGATGGTTCTTACCTTACAGGGATCGCTGGTTTCTTCCTCCCAAAGTTTGTTTCAAAGATGAAACCCTCTAATGCGATGAACACAAACTGAGCGAAGGTGACGATGTTGCCACATCCTGGAAA from Enoplosus armatus isolate fEnoArm2 chromosome 6, fEnoArm2.hap1, whole genome shotgun sequence includes:
- the slc35b4 gene encoding UDP-xylose and UDP-N-acetylglucosamine transporter; this translates as MGTAFAIVLVFVGCCSNVVSLELLVREFPGCGNIVTFAQFVFIALEGFIFETNFGRKKPAIPVRNYVIMVTMFFTVSVINNYALNFNIAMPLHMIFRSGSLIANMILGIIILKKRYSASKYLSIALVSAGIFICTIMSAKQVNVANEGSEEQGFHAFMHWLIGIAMLTFALLMSARMGIFQETLYKQYGKHSKEALFYNHCLPLPGFLLLSTNIYNHCVYFSQSTPVAVPGVGLSVPIMWIYLLVNVVTQYVCIRGVFILTTECASLTVTLVVTLRKFLSLIISIIYFQNPFTTWHWVGTGVVFLGTLLYTEVWSSVRAALRGPDVKEKKSE